Proteins from a single region of Paraglaciecola sp. T6c:
- a CDS encoding GAF domain-containing hybrid sensor histidine kinase/response regulator, whose product MQNLQKLYEITSDSALSYSQKMVALLQLGVDYFQLEMGIISHIEDELYTVSYAISPANDLLSGTTFDLGDTYCVHTLATNQALSFYHAGQSHIAQHPCYLNLGLESYIGAPIVVEGKRFGTINFSASAPRNQPFSTEELSFIELLSHWVGNEIARHEKLALLKEQQKLMARQQDILEQMGQVAGVGAWELDLVDGKLYWSSVMKDIHEVDQDFVPDLVNGLNFYKEGENQTRITQCVRRLMDHGGNFSGEFEIVTQKGTPKWAAVKGKAELDGGKCVRLVGAFQDITEQVNSREQLEHRHKELSLALEARSLFLANMSHEIRTPINGVLGMLQILDASSLDNEQRRFLGLAKDSATSLLGIINDILDFTKIDSGKLALETVPIDLNQVLNNCVDIFNPHAKEKSIQLVKQLENTQGASIITDPTRLRQICANLLSNALKFTHQGQVNIATELTLLKKGKATLTIFVKDSGVGMTQEQQALLFSPFSQADVSTTRKFGGTGLGLSITRKLCQLMSGDVSVKSVLNKGSVFSAQIEVGIMAKSVHPAEPELAVSQSRDLSGLHVLVVEDNEINQVVIGEMLKQRQITYDIVNDGLEALAILEDELSSENPYTLILMDCQMPNMDGYQTTQHIRQFSSHVATIPIIALTANALSEERDKCFASGMSEYLSKPVDQENLYAVLEKYS is encoded by the coding sequence TTGCAGAACTTACAAAAACTGTATGAAATAACATCAGATAGTGCCTTGTCATACTCGCAAAAAATGGTTGCACTTTTGCAATTAGGCGTTGATTACTTTCAGTTAGAAATGGGCATTATTAGCCACATTGAAGACGAGCTTTACACTGTCTCCTACGCGATTTCACCTGCAAATGATTTACTTAGTGGCACCACATTCGACTTAGGTGATACTTACTGCGTACACACTTTAGCCACAAATCAAGCTCTGTCTTTTTATCACGCAGGTCAAAGTCATATTGCTCAGCATCCTTGCTACCTTAATTTGGGGCTAGAAAGTTATATCGGTGCGCCAATTGTGGTTGAAGGTAAACGTTTCGGCACGATAAATTTTTCAGCGAGTGCCCCACGCAATCAGCCTTTTAGCACTGAAGAACTGAGTTTTATCGAACTGCTTTCGCATTGGGTTGGCAACGAAATAGCCCGCCATGAGAAATTAGCGTTGTTAAAAGAACAGCAAAAATTAATGGCGCGCCAGCAAGATATATTGGAACAAATGGGTCAAGTTGCAGGTGTAGGGGCGTGGGAGCTAGATCTTGTTGACGGGAAGCTTTATTGGTCCTCGGTGATGAAAGACATTCATGAGGTCGATCAAGATTTTGTACCGGATTTGGTCAACGGATTAAATTTCTATAAAGAGGGAGAGAATCAAACCCGTATTACTCAATGCGTCAGACGCTTGATGGATCACGGCGGCAATTTCTCTGGTGAGTTTGAAATTGTCACTCAAAAAGGGACGCCCAAATGGGCGGCGGTTAAGGGCAAAGCCGAATTAGACGGGGGAAAATGTGTCCGGCTGGTGGGTGCGTTTCAAGATATCACTGAGCAAGTCAATTCACGTGAACAGCTGGAGCACAGGCACAAGGAACTGTCATTGGCGCTTGAAGCTCGCAGTTTATTTTTAGCCAATATGAGTCATGAAATTCGTACGCCCATTAACGGGGTATTGGGCATGTTGCAAATATTAGACGCCTCTTCTTTGGATAATGAACAACGACGGTTTTTGGGCTTAGCCAAAGACAGCGCCACGTCATTGCTAGGGATCATCAATGACATCTTAGATTTTACCAAAATTGACTCTGGTAAGTTGGCACTGGAAACCGTCCCTATCGACCTGAATCAGGTTCTCAATAATTGTGTTGATATCTTTAATCCACACGCAAAAGAAAAATCCATACAATTGGTTAAGCAACTCGAAAACACCCAGGGCGCCAGTATCATTACCGACCCTACGAGGCTGCGGCAAATTTGTGCTAATTTGCTTTCAAATGCGCTTAAGTTTACCCATCAAGGGCAAGTGAACATTGCGACAGAGTTGACGCTACTGAAAAAAGGCAAGGCTACATTGACCATTTTTGTGAAAGACTCTGGGGTAGGCATGACGCAAGAGCAACAAGCGCTATTATTTTCACCTTTTAGCCAAGCCGATGTGTCTACCACGCGCAAATTCGGTGGCACAGGATTGGGGTTATCAATTACGCGCAAGCTTTGTCAATTGATGTCAGGGGATGTCAGCGTAAAAAGCGTACTGAACAAAGGAAGTGTGTTCTCGGCGCAAATTGAAGTGGGTATTATGGCCAAAAGTGTGCATCCTGCTGAGCCTGAACTGGCTGTATCCCAAAGTAGGGATCTAAGCGGTCTACATGTATTGGTAGTTGAAGACAATGAAATCAATCAAGTGGTGATTGGTGAAATGCTTAAACAACGACAAATAACCTATGACATCGTTAATGATGGGCTTGAAGCGCTAGCCATACTCGAAGACGAACTAAGTAGTGAGAACCCATACACGTTAATTTTGATGGATTGCCAGATGCCTAATATGGATGGATATCAAACTACTCAGCATATTAGGCAATTTTCGTCTCATGTAGCGACTATTCCTATTATCGCGCTGACCGCGAATGCATTATCAGAAGAGCGTGATAAGTGCTTTGCCAGTGGCATGAGCGAATACCTATCTAAGCCTGTTGACCAAGAAAACCTCTACGCCGTGCTTGAGAAATACAGTTAA
- a CDS encoding HlyD family type I secretion periplasmic adaptor subunit: MSRKPTTTEQDSFNKLGEIFGSNEEPKSSYVGKIFNRWLSPPKNNDWVLDADWEQLQQNPLKARMLLYFIVFALTALLIWSAYATLNEVTRGDGKVVPTNQLQIVQSYDGGIVKEILTREGQTVNAGDVLLKLDPTRFISSLRENRSQFLSLSAKLARLKALTEKTPPIFSANLVKQAPEIVSSERNQYAANVEELAQHISMYQQQTRQREHELQEAQSAKEQYVRTKDLIHRELAVTRPLLKSGAISDIDIIRLERQLVEIEGEIKRNESVMRRNESAIQEAKSKIREKELTTINGWRDELSDVSIELNSLRETESGLADVVYQADLKSPVKGTIKRLFTNTIGGVVPPGSDVIEIIPLDDQLIVEAKIKPKDIAFLRPGQTAMVKFTAYDFVIYGGLEAEVTHISADTITDENDETYYVVRLQTGSNSFKNGMQIIPGMTTQVDIITGKKTVLDYILKPLLRATSIAMTER; the protein is encoded by the coding sequence ATGAGTAGAAAGCCTACCACCACAGAGCAAGATTCATTTAATAAACTTGGCGAAATATTTGGTTCTAACGAAGAGCCCAAAAGCAGTTATGTAGGCAAAATATTTAATCGATGGTTATCGCCGCCAAAAAATAATGACTGGGTACTCGACGCTGATTGGGAACAACTTCAACAAAACCCCTTAAAAGCTAGAATGTTATTGTACTTCATTGTCTTTGCACTGACTGCATTGCTCATTTGGTCCGCCTACGCCACCCTCAATGAAGTCACCAGAGGTGATGGCAAAGTGGTACCGACAAACCAACTACAAATCGTACAATCCTACGACGGTGGCATCGTCAAAGAAATTTTGACTCGAGAAGGGCAAACAGTAAATGCTGGGGACGTACTCCTTAAACTGGACCCAACGAGATTTATCTCGTCTCTCAGAGAAAATCGCAGCCAATTTTTATCCCTCAGTGCAAAACTTGCTCGCTTGAAAGCCCTAACCGAAAAGACACCTCCAATTTTCTCAGCAAACTTAGTCAAGCAAGCGCCAGAAATTGTCAGTTCTGAAAGAAATCAATATGCCGCCAATGTAGAAGAATTAGCGCAACACATTTCAATGTATCAGCAACAAACGAGGCAACGAGAACATGAGTTGCAAGAGGCCCAATCAGCAAAAGAGCAATACGTTCGAACAAAAGATTTAATTCACAGAGAGCTCGCTGTAACGCGACCGCTACTGAAGTCTGGCGCTATCTCAGATATCGACATCATTCGTCTTGAACGGCAGCTGGTTGAGATAGAAGGAGAGATAAAACGCAACGAATCCGTTATGCGTCGTAATGAGTCTGCTATTCAAGAGGCCAAATCTAAGATCCGAGAGAAAGAACTGACCACTATCAATGGCTGGCGAGATGAATTAAGTGATGTTTCAATTGAGCTTAACTCATTAAGGGAAACAGAATCAGGCCTCGCCGATGTGGTGTATCAAGCGGATTTAAAGTCACCGGTCAAGGGCACAATTAAGCGGTTATTTACCAATACCATAGGAGGCGTAGTCCCACCAGGTAGTGATGTCATTGAAATTATTCCACTGGATGATCAACTGATCGTTGAAGCTAAAATAAAACCTAAGGACATCGCATTTTTGAGGCCAGGGCAAACCGCTATGGTTAAATTCACCGCCTATGACTTCGTCATATACGGTGGCCTTGAAGCCGAAGTCACCCACATCAGCGCCGATACCATCACCGATGAAAATGATGAGACCTATTATGTCGTTAGACTTCAAACTGGCTCCAACAGCTTTAAAAACGGCATGCAGATTATTCCAGGAATGACAACCCAAGTAGATATTATTACCGGCAAAAAAACGGTATTGGATTATATTTTAAAACCTTTGCTTCGCGCCACATCGATTGCCATGACTGAGCGCTGA
- a CDS encoding bifunctional diguanylate cyclase/phosphodiesterase: MSLVRQLWLSVILILMASSLTNFVISTYFERKNLQEQLFLKNVDDVNSLAMMLSQDEKQLTDIELLITATFDTGHYEFIELIDPAGKSVFKREYKEKTKSNVPEFARRIFDFEVKTGVAQVSSGWKRVGTLYLASHTQYVHEALWHRTKAFFISFLVISLIAGAIGSFVLHVLLRPLNMVVEQAHRFSEKRFMTLPIPRTTEFAKVVTAMNSLALRFKKIIEEGNKRLDELRYRSQHDELTGLANSETFDTLLDAQLKYRDREGHNVLFMIKIFGMSEISQRLDKHKVNDIIVNFTQVILDFAKQIEGRFTDVRFGRVSGSEFCILLTEAEDIQQLSDVLVDAVRAFKGRSRDTYELYALHAGVYLAPDETRTALMRRVQALLIKASKERALALTDNKLTIVAPFQDDIQWRKALSHALTSGVHSITFPVVKKDGSAIHYQALMGLELDNDVRKGGYFVHWARKLNMIPQLDFRMIEFMISKIEQENKAYDYAILLSQETMVCEKSVQRLRKLLTEHPKVAHHLCLEVRESVASAHFELFRHFSVTLKETGCKVGLKRVGDSFSTLLDLQELGLDYIKIDSAFVFNVSINATNQNFLRGLCSLAHSLGIIVIADGVTSKDDAKSLYENGFDGIISLMQQF; this comes from the coding sequence ATGTCATTAGTCAGGCAGTTGTGGTTATCCGTCATACTAATCCTAATGGCCAGTTCACTGACTAATTTCGTTATAAGCACCTATTTCGAGCGAAAAAATTTGCAAGAACAACTCTTTTTGAAAAACGTCGATGATGTAAATTCCTTGGCAATGATGCTTTCTCAAGATGAGAAGCAATTGACGGACATCGAATTATTGATAACTGCCACGTTCGATACAGGTCACTATGAGTTTATCGAACTGATTGATCCTGCTGGTAAAAGTGTCTTCAAACGTGAGTATAAGGAAAAAACAAAGTCTAATGTGCCGGAGTTTGCACGCAGAATATTCGATTTTGAAGTGAAAACGGGTGTAGCGCAAGTGAGCAGTGGCTGGAAGCGCGTTGGCACTTTGTATCTTGCAAGCCATACCCAATATGTTCACGAAGCGTTATGGCACCGAACTAAAGCATTTTTTATCAGCTTTCTGGTTATTTCTCTAATAGCCGGTGCGATTGGCTCGTTTGTGTTGCACGTTCTTTTAAGGCCCTTGAACATGGTAGTTGAGCAGGCTCATCGTTTTTCTGAAAAACGTTTTATGACATTACCTATTCCGCGTACCACAGAGTTTGCCAAAGTGGTTACAGCTATGAATTCATTAGCTCTGCGTTTCAAAAAAATCATAGAAGAGGGTAACAAGCGATTAGATGAACTGCGATATAGGAGTCAGCACGATGAGTTAACAGGGTTAGCTAACTCTGAGACTTTTGATACATTGTTGGATGCTCAATTAAAATACCGTGACCGAGAGGGGCATAACGTATTGTTCATGATAAAAATCTTTGGCATGAGCGAAATATCACAGCGTCTTGATAAGCACAAAGTAAACGATATTATTGTTAATTTCACACAAGTGATTTTAGATTTTGCTAAACAGATTGAAGGGCGCTTTACCGATGTACGATTTGGCCGAGTCAGTGGTTCTGAGTTTTGCATATTACTGACTGAAGCTGAAGATATTCAGCAATTAAGTGATGTCCTAGTGGATGCGGTACGCGCGTTTAAAGGGCGCTCTCGTGATACGTACGAGCTGTATGCTTTGCATGCAGGGGTATACCTCGCACCCGATGAAACACGCACTGCACTAATGCGCAGGGTACAAGCACTACTGATTAAAGCATCAAAAGAAAGGGCGCTCGCGCTAACCGATAATAAGCTTACTATTGTTGCGCCATTTCAAGATGATATTCAGTGGCGAAAAGCGCTTAGTCATGCGCTGACAAGTGGTGTGCATTCAATTACTTTTCCCGTGGTTAAAAAAGATGGTAGTGCAATTCATTATCAAGCATTGATGGGCTTGGAACTGGATAATGATGTGCGTAAGGGCGGCTATTTTGTTCACTGGGCGCGTAAGCTAAATATGATCCCCCAGCTCGATTTTCGGATGATTGAGTTTATGATCTCTAAAATTGAGCAAGAAAATAAAGCATATGACTACGCTATTTTGCTATCGCAAGAGACGATGGTTTGCGAAAAATCAGTGCAGCGTTTACGTAAACTACTAACTGAACACCCTAAAGTGGCACACCATCTCTGCCTTGAAGTGAGAGAGAGTGTTGCCTCCGCTCATTTTGAATTGTTCAGGCATTTCTCTGTGACACTCAAAGAAACTGGTTGTAAAGTTGGTTTAAAACGGGTGGGTGATTCCTTTTCTACCCTCCTTGATTTACAAGAGTTAGGATTGGATTACATTAAAATTGATAGTGCGTTCGTGTTTAATGTTTCGATCAACGCCACTAATCAAAACTTCCTTCGTGGCTTATGTTCTTTAGCGCACTCATTGGGGATCATCGTTATCGCAGATGGGGTAACCAGTAAAGATGATGCTAAGTCACTTTATGAGAATGGCTTCGATGGGATTATTTCCCTGATGCAGCAGTTCTAA
- a CDS encoding type I secretion system permease/ATPase encodes MESTSGKPTTEDLSSCLYVICEHYNMIYSKDVLLSGLPLVDGDLTPSIFSRAAERAGLKSKIATRTFEQINPSLLPAVLILNNNTACVLLSLDNENKTAKVIYPDLPGADVDESIESLSKRFTGQIIFARPKHQFDKRAPTIEKETTGHWFWSVIKECRGLYRDVIISAVVINFFSIAMPLFVMNIYDRVVPNGAIETLWMLACGVAIVLVADLVLKMVRNYYVELAASRIDVKVSSSLMEKILNIRLMERPPSSGAFASGIQSFESIRTLLSSLTLVSFVDLPFVLLFSVIIAIISPILILPIIVGSLVILGYAFSAQKKLHSLSTGAMQSGALRNAILVESIDNIEEIKSFHAESKVQVDWEKSTIFLARTQSQIRFISSSISNVSQFIQQLVGIVILIIGVYLIIERELSQGALIAAYMLSSRAMNPINLVAGVIAQYHNAATSMEVLNALMKQPSERPVNTHKIHHPTFKGEIEFKNVSFRYDDDSKDVLSDVSFKINAGDHVAILGKNGSGKSTIQKLLLGLYTPTSGHIYIDGIELQQLELTELRNNVGYVPQEISLFFGTLRDNIMYLAKHTEPQALNRALELSGLMSVVNNHPDGLNMQVGEHGHHLSGGQKQAVAIARAIVANPPLLLLDEPTSSLDHQAEDHVKHALENVSKGRSMVMVTHRMSLLSMVNQIIVLDSGKLVMKGKKEQVLDALKKGKAKAAS; translated from the coding sequence ATGGAAAGTACCTCGGGGAAACCAACAACAGAAGATTTGAGTAGTTGCTTATATGTAATATGTGAACACTACAATATGATCTATTCAAAAGATGTTTTACTTTCAGGTTTACCTTTAGTGGACGGGGACCTCACTCCGTCAATATTTTCAAGAGCAGCTGAACGAGCAGGTCTTAAATCAAAAATCGCCACACGCACGTTTGAACAAATTAATCCCTCACTTTTACCTGCGGTGTTGATCCTTAATAATAATACGGCGTGTGTTCTTCTCAGCTTAGACAATGAAAATAAAACAGCTAAGGTTATCTATCCTGACTTACCTGGCGCAGATGTGGACGAATCAATCGAGTCGTTATCAAAACGCTTTACGGGTCAAATTATTTTTGCCCGCCCCAAACATCAATTTGATAAACGGGCTCCAACCATAGAAAAAGAGACGACTGGCCATTGGTTTTGGAGCGTTATAAAGGAATGTAGAGGACTGTACAGAGATGTCATTATCTCCGCGGTAGTGATCAACTTTTTCTCTATCGCTATGCCTCTATTTGTTATGAATATATATGACAGAGTTGTGCCTAATGGTGCCATTGAAACACTATGGATGCTCGCTTGTGGCGTCGCGATTGTCTTGGTTGCAGATTTGGTACTAAAGATGGTGCGAAATTATTACGTAGAACTTGCTGCTAGTCGCATAGATGTGAAAGTCTCTTCTTCGCTTATGGAAAAAATTCTTAACATTCGGTTGATGGAACGGCCCCCGTCGTCTGGTGCATTCGCCAGTGGTATTCAATCTTTTGAATCTATTCGAACCTTACTCAGTTCCCTAACCTTGGTTTCCTTTGTAGATTTACCGTTTGTACTGTTATTTAGTGTCATCATCGCGATTATCTCCCCAATACTGATACTGCCGATTATTGTTGGTTCACTTGTGATCCTAGGCTATGCATTTTCAGCGCAAAAGAAACTGCATAGTTTATCTACTGGTGCAATGCAATCAGGGGCTCTGCGAAACGCTATTTTAGTAGAAAGTATCGATAATATAGAGGAAATCAAAAGCTTTCATGCTGAGTCAAAAGTGCAAGTCGACTGGGAGAAAAGCACAATATTTCTTGCGCGAACTCAATCGCAAATTCGTTTTATTTCCTCTTCAATCAGTAACGTGTCGCAGTTTATTCAACAACTAGTCGGAATTGTCATCTTGATTATTGGCGTGTATTTAATTATCGAGAGAGAACTCTCCCAAGGCGCGCTTATCGCCGCTTACATGCTAAGCAGCCGGGCAATGAACCCGATCAACCTTGTCGCTGGGGTCATTGCCCAATATCACAATGCTGCTACCTCAATGGAAGTGCTCAACGCGTTAATGAAACAACCTTCTGAGCGACCTGTTAACACGCACAAAATTCATCACCCAACGTTTAAAGGCGAAATAGAATTTAAAAATGTCTCCTTCCGTTACGACGATGACTCGAAAGATGTGTTGTCTGATGTGAGCTTCAAAATCAATGCAGGAGATCATGTAGCGATTTTAGGTAAAAATGGTTCAGGTAAAAGCACTATTCAAAAACTCCTGCTGGGTCTATACACGCCAACTTCAGGCCACATATACATAGACGGTATAGAGTTACAGCAATTAGAATTAACCGAATTGCGTAATAATGTAGGTTATGTGCCGCAAGAAATATCCCTGTTCTTTGGAACACTTAGGGACAATATTATGTATTTAGCCAAACATACCGAGCCACAAGCCCTCAACCGTGCCCTAGAACTCAGTGGGTTAATGTCGGTGGTTAACAACCATCCCGACGGTTTAAATATGCAGGTTGGTGAACATGGCCATCACTTATCTGGGGGACAAAAGCAGGCCGTTGCCATCGCCAGAGCGATTGTAGCAAATCCGCCGCTTTTACTTCTGGACGAACCCACATCCTCCTTGGATCATCAAGCTGAAGATCACGTTAAACATGCGCTAGAAAATGTCAGTAAGGGGCGCAGCATGGTTATGGTTACGCACCGTATGTCCTTACTCTCGATGGTTAATCAAATCATCGTGTTAGATTCAGGTAAGTTGGTAATGAAAGGCAAAAAAGAGCAAGTACTTGACGCCCTGAAAAAGGGTAAAGCGAAGGCAGCATCATGA
- a CDS encoding transglutaminase-like cysteine peptidase translates to MIRINLLKIKRFRQYLSTILVFSKAISVSRTLNLSRLCLILFLTGSLISAQTVNLEFEKLISLLHEQYNPMRATVGRKMQSMLENLKGADEIVKVNTVNAFFDEELTYETDIALWHEKDYWASPLETLGKGRGDCEDYAIIKYFMLRYLGIDESQLRLVYVKARIGGPRSKITQAHMVLSYYLPKQNDPLILDSLLADVVPASQRTDLLPVFSFNTEGLWAKGSTESVASPTARLSRWRNALEKIKLEGITWG, encoded by the coding sequence GTGATTAGAATCAATCTTTTAAAAATAAAAAGATTTCGTCAGTATCTGTCTACAATTCTTGTATTCAGTAAAGCAATTTCCGTATCTCGCACTTTAAATCTTAGCCGTCTATGTCTCATTCTTTTTCTAACGGGTTCATTGATTAGTGCTCAGACGGTGAATTTGGAATTCGAAAAGCTGATTTCTTTACTGCATGAACAATACAATCCTATGCGAGCTACTGTGGGTCGAAAAATGCAAAGCATGCTTGAAAACCTTAAGGGGGCAGATGAAATTGTAAAAGTGAACACGGTGAACGCATTTTTTGATGAAGAGCTGACGTATGAAACCGATATTGCTTTGTGGCATGAAAAGGATTATTGGGCTAGTCCGTTAGAAACGTTAGGGAAGGGTCGTGGTGACTGTGAAGATTACGCTATTATTAAATATTTCATGCTGCGTTATTTGGGGATTGATGAAAGCCAATTACGCCTAGTTTATGTAAAAGCTCGAATCGGAGGGCCTAGAAGTAAAATTACCCAAGCCCATATGGTTTTGTCTTACTACCTTCCGAAGCAAAATGACCCTCTCATTCTTGATAGCCTTCTTGCGGATGTGGTTCCTGCGTCGCAAAGAACGGATCTGTTGCCCGTCTTCAGTTTTAATACTGAAGGATTGTGGGCGAAAGGGTCAACTGAGTCTGTAGCTAGTCCGACAGCTCGCTTATCTAGGTGGCGTAATGCGCTTGAAAAAATCAAATTAGAGGGGATTACGTGGGGATGA
- a CDS encoding TolC family outer membrane protein: MNFYKFFFAVTLLLSLKTYAKDNDSVASAIYDALETNPEVQATWHTFRAAKHSLRVAKAGNKPTVDLVANMQYKDRNYGSDTEFSSNDVEMVLTQSLYNGSRVKHEVNRFRQVQMVRYFEFTNSVETAARDTALAYLDVQQYQALVKLAEDNLNTHEKVFSQIEESVSAGVSRAADLEQINGRLALSESNVITDVNNLYDVSARFLRIVGRYPAVNLQAIPTQDLQIPNELKEVLEKTYRTSPSFFASMHNIEAEKLGVKTQKSNYKPQVDFIASYGSQSRDQFGLNNTITEGSVGLQFRYNLFRGGQDKASIKQAQEQVNVAKDLRDKTCRDVRQNIQIAFNEYTTSNRLLPILNQHKLSSSRVKTAYKDQFDIGQRTLLDVLDAENEYFESSRAYIDAQYRQKQALINVLAEIGILVKSLNISLNNLPNINDSDKVDIHSDIKYSCPKN; encoded by the coding sequence ATGAATTTTTACAAATTTTTCTTCGCCGTCACTTTGTTATTATCGTTAAAAACTTACGCTAAAGATAACGATAGCGTTGCCAGCGCAATTTATGATGCACTAGAGACCAATCCAGAGGTCCAAGCAACTTGGCATACATTCCGTGCAGCCAAGCATAGTCTAAGAGTTGCCAAGGCGGGTAATAAACCGACCGTCGATTTAGTGGCGAATATGCAATATAAAGATCGCAATTACGGTAGTGACACCGAATTTTCGAGTAATGATGTGGAAATGGTATTAACCCAGTCCTTGTATAATGGTTCGCGTGTGAAACACGAGGTTAATCGCTTCAGACAAGTTCAAATGGTTAGGTACTTTGAATTTACCAACAGCGTCGAAACGGCAGCAAGAGATACCGCTTTGGCATACTTAGACGTTCAGCAGTATCAGGCTTTGGTCAAGCTTGCAGAAGACAACCTTAATACCCATGAAAAAGTGTTTTCACAAATTGAAGAAAGTGTCAGTGCCGGGGTCTCAAGAGCCGCAGATCTAGAGCAAATCAACGGGCGTTTGGCCTTGTCTGAATCAAATGTCATAACCGACGTCAACAACCTTTACGACGTGAGCGCGAGGTTCTTGCGCATAGTGGGTCGTTACCCTGCAGTTAATTTACAAGCTATCCCTACTCAAGATCTTCAAATACCAAATGAGTTGAAAGAAGTACTAGAAAAAACGTATCGCACCAGTCCTTCCTTTTTCGCCAGCATGCACAATATCGAAGCTGAAAAATTAGGAGTGAAAACACAGAAATCGAACTATAAACCTCAGGTCGATTTCATCGCTAGTTACGGTAGTCAAAGCAGAGACCAGTTCGGTTTAAACAACACTATAACTGAAGGCTCAGTTGGGCTTCAGTTTCGCTACAATCTATTCCGCGGCGGTCAAGACAAAGCGTCGATAAAGCAAGCTCAAGAACAGGTCAATGTGGCCAAGGATCTTAGAGATAAAACCTGTCGCGATGTGCGTCAAAACATTCAAATTGCATTCAATGAATACACGACGTCCAATCGTCTTTTACCGATATTGAATCAACACAAATTATCGTCTAGTCGGGTCAAAACAGCATACAAAGATCAGTTCGATATTGGACAGCGTACTTTGCTAGATGTACTTGATGCGGAGAACGAATACTTTGAATCTAGCCGTGCATATATCGATGCACAATATCGTCAAAAACAGGCGTTAATAAATGTGTTAGCCGAAATTGGAATATTGGTTAAAAGCTTAAACATTTCACTTAACAACTTACCAAACATTAACGATTCAGACAAAGTAGATATACATTCTGACATTAAATATTCATGTCCTAAAAATTAA